A genomic segment from Arcobacter acticola encodes:
- a CDS encoding YqiA/YcfP family alpha/beta fold hydrolase, producing MIIYIHGFASSGFGSKAEKFKEYFEDEIITISLPTIPNLAINTLEQLIEAFVSIDEEVNLIGSSLGGFYALYLANKYDLKAVLINPAVNPWGTLDRYEGVDFVTNYYDGSRFEFNANHIKSLKNYEVDFIKTPENFITLLQEDDEVLDFSEAAQKLEDTELIIEEGGSHSFEDIERYFRKISTFFR from the coding sequence ATGATAATATATATTCACGGATTTGCAAGTTCAGGATTTGGTTCAAAAGCAGAAAAATTTAAAGAGTATTTTGAGGACGAAATAATAACAATTTCTCTTCCAACTATTCCAAATTTAGCAATAAATACACTAGAGCAATTAATTGAAGCTTTTGTTAGTATAGATGAAGAGGTTAATTTAATAGGTTCTTCATTAGGTGGTTTTTATGCCTTGTATCTAGCAAATAAATATGATTTAAAAGCAGTTTTAATAAACCCAGCTGTAAATCCATGGGGAACACTTGATAGATATGAAGGTGTTGATTTTGTTACAAATTATTATGATGGTTCAAGATTTGAGTTTAATGCAAATCATATAAAATCATTAAAAAACTATGAAGTAGATTTTATTAAAACACCTGAAAATTTTATTACACTTTTACAAGAAGATGATGAGGTTTTAGATTTTAGTGAAGCCGCTCAAAAGTTAGAAGATACAGAATTAATAATAGAAGAGGGTGGAAGTCACTCATTTGAGGATATTGAGAGATATTTTAGAAAAATTAGTACATTTTTTAGATAA
- a CDS encoding IS256 family transposase: MNILNKEELRRQIREGKEISLDGILDEFKSLLRESLQTASEEELTSHLGYDKHQESDNPNYRNGHNKKSLKTKYGQVDVSIPRDRDGTFEPKLVPKRERLLKGSEDLILSLYAKGMSVRDIQSHLDDLYGYELSEQTISNITSAILDKAKEWQNRPLESIYPIIFMDATVLKIRVDRAVKNIAAYIMLGITLDGKKDIIGIWIGENETSKYWLTLLNELKNRGVEDVLIFAIDGLNGFNQAIQAVYPKAEIQRCIVHQIRSSLRYVSWKDRKAVARELKTIYTAPTEEDAQLALTEFNDIWGQKYPHIAQSWLNNWNELTTFFKYPQAIKTLIYTTNPIESLNSTIKRKIA; encoded by the coding sequence ATGAATATATTAAATAAAGAAGAATTAAGAAGACAAATTAGAGAAGGGAAAGAGATATCATTAGATGGTATTTTAGATGAATTTAAATCCCTTCTTAGAGAATCATTACAAACTGCAAGTGAAGAAGAACTAACCTCCCATCTTGGTTATGATAAACATCAAGAGTCTGATAATCCAAATTATCGTAATGGACATAATAAGAAATCATTAAAAACAAAATATGGTCAAGTAGATGTTTCAATACCAAGAGATAGAGATGGAACATTTGAACCTAAATTAGTTCCTAAACGAGAAAGACTTTTAAAAGGTAGTGAAGATTTAATACTTTCACTTTATGCAAAAGGAATGAGTGTAAGAGATATTCAATCACACTTAGATGATTTATACGGCTATGAGCTATCAGAACAAACAATTTCAAATATTACTAGTGCTATTTTAGATAAGGCAAAAGAGTGGCAAAATAGACCTCTAGAATCAATTTACCCAATTATCTTTATGGATGCCACAGTATTAAAAATAAGAGTTGATAGAGCAGTAAAAAATATAGCTGCATATATAATGCTAGGAATTACACTTGATGGTAAAAAAGATATTATAGGGATTTGGATAGGTGAAAATGAAACTTCTAAATATTGGCTAACACTTTTAAATGAATTAAAAAATAGAGGTGTAGAAGATGTGCTTATCTTTGCAATAGATGGATTAAATGGATTTAACCAAGCAATTCAAGCTGTTTATCCAAAAGCTGAAATACAAAGATGTATAGTTCATCAGATTCGTTCTTCTTTACGTTATGTTTCTTGGAAAGATAGGAAAGCAGTGGCACGTGAATTAAAAACAATTTATACAGCACCAACAGAAGAAGATGCACAACTTGCACTTACAGAGTTTAATGATATTTGGGGACAAAAATATCCTCATATTGCTCAATCTTGGTTAAATAACTGGAATGAACTTACAACTTTTTTTAAATATCCACAAGCAATAAAAACATTAATCTATACGACAAATCCAATTGAGTCATTAAATTCAACTATAAAAAGAAAAATAGCTTAG
- a CDS encoding IS1634 family transposase, with protein MNLRVRKKKNASGSISVQILDRTNRGYKVVETIGCSFEDLEIEKFYEKALVKINDLSQNLFANKISESNKKILLKELLSSLNTQDFIPIGDELIFGKLFNNIGCNDLFKDINTKNIRNKEDKNFLFKSLVISRLLYPGSKLELINYLSYFKNIDITSDKIYRFLDTLYQDEIKSKIETCVFEYTKNIMKGEIVLTFYDVTTLYFESESEDDLRRIGFSKEGKLARPQIQLGLFTTLQGYPLSFEVYEGNKYEGHTLVDILKKFQEKFVLPNKPIVVADRGMLNNANIAYLEENNYKYILAAKTRSIASDLKEKITNLTFIDDGTIHTLKFNKDISYKEKIDEDTSVSKSINVNQRLVLSYSFKRAKKDKYNRDKALQRLEEKIKTTKNITKKDLKLSYYAKYLNIDDHKCDITFNINNQKIIEDQKLDGIKGFITNDFNLTANEIIEHYNNQYDVERAFRISKTDLKIRPIYHRLETRIKAHILISFVSYAIYKEFERKLKLNDVKFDFSQKFLRKIIEHIIAVKIDDEIIPINPSEIQKQILDII; from the coding sequence ATGAATTTAAGAGTTAGAAAAAAGAAAAATGCTAGTGGTAGTATAAGTGTTCAAATATTAGATAGAACAAATAGAGGATACAAAGTAGTTGAAACTATTGGTTGTAGTTTTGAAGATCTAGAGATTGAAAAATTTTATGAAAAAGCTCTTGTAAAAATCAATGATTTATCTCAAAATCTTTTTGCAAATAAAATATCAGAATCAAATAAAAAGATACTACTTAAAGAACTACTTTCAAGTTTAAATACACAAGACTTTATTCCAATAGGTGATGAGCTTATATTTGGAAAATTGTTTAATAATATTGGATGTAATGATTTATTTAAAGATATAAATACAAAAAATATTAGGAATAAAGAGGATAAAAACTTTTTGTTTAAAAGTTTGGTGATTTCAAGATTATTATATCCAGGGAGTAAACTTGAACTTATAAACTATCTAAGTTACTTTAAAAATATTGATATAACAAGTGATAAAATATATAGATTTTTAGATACTTTGTACCAAGATGAAATAAAATCAAAAATAGAGACCTGTGTATTTGAATATACAAAAAATATAATGAAAGGTGAAATAGTATTAACCTTTTATGATGTAACAACATTATACTTTGAGAGTGAGAGTGAAGATGATCTTAGACGTATTGGATTTAGTAAAGAGGGTAAATTAGCACGTCCTCAGATACAACTAGGATTGTTTACAACACTGCAAGGATATCCATTAAGCTTTGAAGTTTATGAGGGTAATAAATATGAAGGCCATACACTAGTAGATATACTCAAAAAATTCCAAGAGAAATTTGTTCTTCCAAATAAACCTATAGTTGTAGCTGATCGTGGAATGTTAAATAATGCAAATATAGCTTATTTAGAAGAGAATAATTATAAATATATTTTAGCTGCTAAAACAAGAAGTATCGCAAGTGATTTAAAAGAAAAAATCACAAATCTAACATTTATTGATGATGGTACTATTCATACACTAAAATTTAATAAAGATATATCCTATAAAGAAAAAATAGATGAAGATACTAGCGTTTCAAAATCAATAAATGTAAATCAAAGATTAGTGCTTTCATATTCATTCAAAAGAGCAAAAAAAGATAAGTACAATAGAGATAAAGCATTGCAAAGATTAGAAGAGAAAATAAAGACTACAAAAAATATCACAAAAAAAGATTTAAAACTATCATACTATGCTAAATATCTTAATATTGATGATCATAAATGTGATATCACTTTTAATATCAATAATCAAAAAATAATTGAAGATCAAAAATTAGATGGTATCAAAGGATTTATAACAAATGATTTTAATCTTACAGCAAATGAAATAATTGAACACTATAATAATCAATATGATGTAGAACGAGCTTTTAGAATCTCAAAGACTGATCTAAAAATAAGACCTATTTATCATAGACTAGAAACAAGAATAAAAGCTCATATCTTAATTTCGTTTGTATCTTATGCAATCTATAAAGAGTTTGAAAGAAAATTAAAACTAAATGATGTTAAATTTGATTTCTCACAAAAATTTTTACGCAAAATTATTGAGCATATAATTGCTGTAAAAATAGATGATGAAATAATACCTATTAATCCATCTGAAATACAAAAACAGATTTTAGATATTATTTGA
- a CDS encoding ribonuclease HI — MKKIKLFTDSSVNPQEKIGFAAFLLLDNENIFLDEMKKNIKTKRFEDTSSTKLELQTLLWALDEIENDSNTLIEIYTDCQNIIGLENRRKKLELNDYISSKGKLINNHDLYKFFFKALDNLNLVFIKVKGHKKSSLKDEIDDIFNLVDKASRNALREELANLK; from the coding sequence ATGAAAAAAATAAAATTATTTACAGATTCAAGTGTAAATCCCCAAGAAAAAATAGGTTTCGCTGCTTTTCTACTTTTAGATAATGAAAATATTTTTTTAGATGAGATGAAAAAAAATATAAAAACAAAAAGATTTGAGGATACAAGTTCAACTAAACTTGAACTTCAAACATTACTTTGGGCTTTAGATGAAATAGAAAATGACTCAAATACACTTATAGAAATTTATACTGATTGTCAAAATATAATAGGCTTAGAAAATAGAAGAAAAAAATTAGAATTAAATGATTATATATCATCAAAAGGAAAATTGATAAATAATCATGATTTATATAAATTTTTTTTTAAAGCACTTGATAATTTAAATCTAGTTTTTATTAAAGTTAAAGGGCATAAAAAAAGTAGCTTAAAAGATGAGATTGATGATATCTTTAATCTTGTGGATAAAGCTTCAAGAAATGCTCTAAGAGAAGAGTTAGCAAATCTAAAATAG
- a CDS encoding lipid A deacylase LpxR family protein: MKLFLKIMPLCLLSLSLNAEVISGFIENDVVNGEDKHYTNGAAFTYLSNKDTNNLDKYDNSFFNLVSKIPTFNNDTKYQTLGMTLSHLTFTPDDIKNTNKIINDLPYAGVVTVDFILYKWEEDFFHQYMVTLGMIGPSSAAENFQKVYHNITGNNESKGWNNQLENDFLYNFSYSYGYKAFKHEFSYGKMDIINNFRVDVGNYNRALMAGSTIRYGNNYPNNFNTIGKVIGANENKLLNLDSKSNKSFGWSVSYGLGYSYTDYFYITNYDKSYGLNKLKDTIVQVISYDTYFDNLVLSFTYKTSKFVSINNKSEYENWGGVSLAYLF; this comes from the coding sequence ATGAAATTATTTTTAAAAATTATGCCATTATGTCTTTTATCTTTAAGTCTAAATGCAGAGGTAATCTCAGGGTTTATTGAAAATGATGTTGTAAATGGTGAAGACAAACATTATACAAATGGTGCTGCTTTTACTTATCTTAGTAACAAAGATACAAATAACTTAGATAAGTATGATAATAGTTTTTTTAACTTAGTATCAAAAATTCCTACATTTAACAATGATACAAAATATCAAACATTAGGAATGACTTTATCTCATCTTACATTTACTCCTGATGACATAAAGAATACTAATAAAATTATAAATGACCTACCTTATGCTGGAGTAGTGACTGTAGATTTTATTTTATATAAATGGGAAGAGGATTTTTTTCATCAATATATGGTGACTTTAGGAATGATAGGACCTAGTTCAGCTGCAGAAAATTTTCAAAAGGTATATCACAACATAACAGGAAACAATGAATCAAAAGGTTGGAACAATCAATTAGAGAATGATTTCTTATATAACTTCTCTTATTCTTATGGATACAAAGCTTTTAAACACGAATTCTCTTATGGAAAAATGGATATTATAAACAACTTTAGAGTTGATGTGGGAAATTATAATAGAGCATTAATGGCAGGTTCAACAATTAGATATGGAAATAATTATCCAAATAACTTCAATACAATTGGAAAAGTTATTGGAGCTAATGAAAACAAACTTTTAAATCTTGATTCAAAATCAAATAAAAGCTTTGGATGGTCTGTATCTTATGGATTAGGATACTCATATACAGACTACTTCTATATTACTAATTATGATAAATCTTATGGATTAAATAAGTTAAAAGATACTATTGTTCAAGTAATATCTTATGATACATATTTTGACAACCTTGTTTTATCTTTTACTTATAAAACCTCTAAATTTGTATCAATAAATAATAAAAGCGAGTATGAAAATTGGGGAGGAGTAAGTTTAGCTTATCTATTTTAG
- a CDS encoding hydrogenase-4 component G produces MNIQSSTNTLNIALNTFNQNSNIENQNTQNAAEKSLEEIVNESAVKVSISMNSQYILYAMDAQSTTKDNTLTQAGLSSQEQDVLDFLSGKESQSGMNLENTGYTGKPIIELSQDEAKELVSDEGYFGVTQTSNRVANFVFSFAGDNLEILEKGREGIVKGFEEAKELFGGELPEISYKTQERTLALIDEKIKEPVK; encoded by the coding sequence ATGAACATTCAAAGCAGTACAAATACCTTGAACATTGCATTAAATACTTTTAATCAAAATAGTAATATAGAAAATCAAAATACCCAAAATGCAGCTGAAAAATCATTAGAAGAAATAGTAAATGAATCAGCAGTAAAAGTATCTATTTCAATGAATTCACAATATATACTTTATGCCATGGATGCACAAAGCACTACAAAAGATAATACTCTAACTCAAGCTGGTTTAAGTTCACAAGAACAAGATGTATTAGATTTTTTAAGTGGAAAAGAATCTCAAAGTGGAATGAATCTTGAGAATACAGGATATACAGGTAAACCTATAATTGAACTTTCTCAAGATGAAGCAAAAGAACTAGTAAGTGATGAGGGATATTTTGGAGTAACTCAAACTTCTAATAGGGTTGCTAATTTTGTATTTAGTTTTGCAGGTGATAATCTAGAAATTTTAGAAAAAGGACGAGAGGGGATAGTTAAAGGTTTTGAAGAAGCTAAAGAACTATTTGGAGGAGAACTTCCTGAAATATCATATAAAACACAAGAAAGAACATTAGCTTTGATTGATGAAAAAATAAAAGAGCCTGTAAAATAA
- the ftsY gene encoding signal recognition particle-docking protein FtsY, whose protein sequence is MSSAIIEVVKEETPQEKKNFFSRALEKTFASIKTVVPQKQEKISFDDIQELLIEADMEYEIIEKAMNGLPSEITRKQLRHRLVMLFEHAPKVDLSNLPKPFVRLIIGVNGAGKTTTIAKLANISKKNQKTVILGAGDTFRAAAIEQLSTWASKLEVPIIKTKQGHDASAVAYDTISAAIARDIDNVIIDTAGRLQTQTNLNNELKKIVKVCEKAMIGAPHQKLMILDGTQGNTAIAQARAFNEMVGINGIIVTKLDGTAKGGALFSISNQLELPIFYVGIGEKQDDLIEFSPDDFVDSLLDEIYTAEK, encoded by the coding sequence ATGTCTTCTGCAATTATAGAAGTGGTAAAAGAAGAAACTCCTCAAGAGAAAAAAAACTTTTTTTCAAGAGCATTAGAAAAAACTTTTGCAAGCATAAAAACTGTTGTTCCTCAAAAACAAGAAAAAATATCATTTGATGATATTCAAGAACTTCTAATTGAAGCGGATATGGAATATGAAATAATAGAAAAAGCTATGAATGGACTTCCTTCTGAAATTACTAGAAAACAACTAAGACATAGACTTGTAATGTTATTTGAACATGCACCAAAAGTTGATTTATCAAATTTACCTAAGCCATTTGTTAGATTAATTATTGGAGTAAATGGAGCTGGAAAAACTACCACTATTGCAAAACTTGCAAATATTTCTAAGAAAAATCAAAAAACAGTTATTTTAGGAGCAGGAGATACATTTAGAGCAGCAGCAATTGAACAACTTTCTACTTGGGCTTCAAAATTAGAGGTACCTATTATTAAAACAAAACAAGGTCATGATGCAAGTGCAGTGGCATATGATACAATAAGTGCTGCAATTGCTAGAGATATTGATAATGTTATAATAGACACAGCAGGAAGACTACAAACACAAACAAATCTAAACAATGAACTTAAAAAAATTGTTAAAGTTTGTGAAAAAGCAATGATTGGTGCCCCTCATCAAAAACTAATGATTTTAGATGGAACACAAGGAAACACTGCAATTGCTCAAGCGCGTGCTTTTAATGAAATGGTTGGAATCAATGGTATAATAGTAACAAAACTTGATGGAACAGCAAAAGGTGGAGCACTATTTTCTATTTCAAATCAACTAGAACTTCCAATATTCTATGTGGGAATTGGTGAAAAGCAGGATGATTTAATTGAATTTAGTCCAGATGATTTTGTTGATAGTTTACTTGATGAAATATATACAGCTGAAAAATAG